The genomic segment agcaattttttttttgccgatgcccgtgatgccgccccccaccacgatgccgccccgggcaaccgcccgtgtcgcccatatctaaaaccgctactgcctgACACATTCATCTGAGCAGGTATGATAAAATCAGAAAGTTTTCAAAGGCATAGATGAAAACGTGTAAATAGGAGTACTGGGACTAAAAacatactgtatattctgtttgatttaaaatccacttttGTAGTGTAGAGAGGCAAAATGTGTCAGACAAATTATGGACCTAATTACaaagcgcttttctactctgagcactcaaattGCTTTTTACAACCCTCATTCACCTATTTACACATTTTATCCTATACTTTTAAACCCCTGAAGTTCCGGCTCATTTACCTTTTACAAATTTACACAGCCACCTCTTAAAAACCTAAACTCTTGTGTAAACATAGTACACAAAAAAGTGTGTCACCAAGCCATAACCCTGAAATCTAACCACACCTAAAGGGGAATGGATACTCCTTCCAGGAATCAACTGTAATAAATATGCTGGGAACAGATTAATTTTCAAGAATAATGAATGAGCCCATTGTTGGGcttgaaaacaaaaaccactTTGATTTTGTGACATTCttaccatcatcatcattacaGTCCAAAGACAACAAGTCATTGTCCATTGCCTTTGTTGACTTGAACAACAATGCGAGTTGGTCACATGTTCACGTTTTTCACCAGGAGGTAAGAGCCGGTAGTTGTGCAAGGTCAAACTCTTGTTCAATTCTTGACCCAGCGGGATAAATACCAGCGTAACCGTCCCAGCCACTATCAGTTCCACAAGCCTCTCGAGACTGGAGCTTCTACAGCCATGCTCTCCTTCAGACTCTGCACCACACTGCGTGAGTATACAAGTGATTCACTGCCAGTGTGACAATTATGTGGGTTCATATCCAAATTAGGATGCATTGGAggtaaatttatttattttatgattttagtcATTACAGAATAAACTACAGTGTTCGCTACCTATGGAGTAAAGAATGAGGGAAGAATTGATTGATTTGAAACTGTTGTTACCAGTGTACAAACTTTACTTAATAAAATCTGCAGAACCtaatattgttgttaatatGTCCTATTTATTATCCAAAAATAATGTATGCTTCTCTGCAATAATAGAGAAatttttcaaactttaaaaagtgtcatttttacttttataatCAAAATTGACCCTGATGTTTTTTTCAGTGCTTGCAACAGCTTGTTTGCTCACATCATCAGGTAAATATCTGATAGTGCAGCATTTATTCTCTATATACAGTAGAAACCTTTAACTTAATCTTTCATATGTATTACTTTAGTTGTTTCCACGGAGACAGCAGTGACCTGTGATGATGGAATCAATGTCCAGCACTTAAGCTGTGGTATGTGTAAAATATCCAAGTCTGTGTGTCAGCATCCACAACAAACAGCACATCTAGATTTTTAAAGCATAAATATTTTTCATCAACCAGCATTGTAGTTTtgcacattaaacattaaacatcAACTTAAATAACCCtgaaaatgttaatgttatAACATGATAAAGATGTCAGGTCAAAAATACTGCCTTAGTAACATTTTTTCCAGAACTGTGTTAAAAACTCATAAAGCTGCGCTTTGCAGTTTTGGCTGAGCATATATTCTTTGCTTAAGGACAAAGTATACAGTATAGTTGTACTCTGGTGCAAAAGGACATTCCTTGGTGTTTAACAGATAATGGAGTGATCAGAGTGCAGGCAGCACTGTACGGACGTAAAGACCGTGAGACCTGCAGTGAGGGCAGGCCTCCGAATCAGCTTGACAATACACACTGCTCTCAAAGCGGCACCGTGGATATCCTTAAGACAAGGTATTATATTTTAGTGCTCACCTGCCAGTGAGTCTTCAGGCatttttctatatattttatgttatataCACTACATACATAACACTCATTGTTATTCCTAAAGGTGTGATGGCAGGAAGGTGTGCGAGATAAACACAAATGTCGTTCGTACCTCGGATCCCTGCTTCGGCATCTTCAAATACCTGGAGACCAACTACACCTGCTTCCCAGCAAGTCAGTCACATGTCTGCATGAGTCTGCTAAGCAATCTGTGTGATGTGattgatgtttatttttgttgggtttttttttttgacagttcAAACTGTGACCTGTGAGGGTTCTTTGGCACATTTGTACTGTGGTAAGATTacgtttttttgtatttgtgttggAACAATGTGACGAACCTACAAATGAGCTACTTTTCATTCCGTGCCTCTTTCCTCTCCTTTGGCATAGATGTTGGGCAGGTAATATTTGTCTACGGAGCTTACTACGGACGTCTTGACAAGACCACCTGCTCTTACAGGCGGCCTGACTCTCAGATTCAAAATGTGTACTGCTCAAACCCCACTCCCAAAGTCGCTGAGAGGTCAGTGAGTGAAGCGTAAACAAGTTCCCTCATTCACTTTGGAAGGAAATAAGACAAAGAATGAACCACGAAGGTggaggttttaaaaaaagaaaataattctaGATGTTGCCCAGATTTAGTAATGTATTCCATGGGATCAGTGACTCAATGGCCCATTTCAGTCATGCCATTCTACGTTTACAGGTGTAACGGGAAAAACAGCTGTACTATCAGCGCCAGCAACTCAGTGTTTGGAGACCCCTGCGGTGGCACGTACAAGTACCTGGAGGTGTCTTACGTTTGTGATTGTAAGTACCTGTTTGGCTGTTTGCACTGACAAAGCTAATCCAGCCATACAGAGTTTTTGTGTCGGGGTGTGGAGAAATGCAAGATACACACAGAATATTCCAACAATCTTACCACACCTTTGTTTTCCACTCTTTTGCAGATCCTATCACCGTCACTCCATAAACGCCTCTGATATTAGTTTCATGTCACAAGCATTTACTTTACTTTCACAAATATAAGATTAAAATTTCTGCCTCATTCAAATTTTGAATAAGACACTTTGTTATGCTTGTGGTTTCTCACTGGGAAATATATATTAGTCAACTCTGTTTGTACAATCTGCATAACACAATAAACATGGCAAATTTGCATAATATAAAAGCTTTGAGTCTTGTTTTATGTTGTGCTGCTGCACAGGAAATGATGCggtttatttttcctgttttggttGTATTCAGCATGAGCAACTGTAATCAAGAATGTCAATATCTACAGTcagaaataaagtttattaaaaCCTACTTAGAAATTACTTACttgaaaagctgtttttttaaagggattctgaaaacagccaataAAATCTGCCACTAATAAAAAGTGACTACCCCGAGTTAAAAATCAACCACCATTTCCACATGAATGGCTATCTCCGTTTTAAAAATGATGCTACAGATGCACAGCATGATTGCTGAATTTGCAAATGGATTTATTAAAGTAATTACCTACATATGGTTCAAAAAGCTTTACATGAATCAGCAACATGTATTAACAACGTCAgagtttttcaaaataaaccatTGCTCGACATTGTTATTGTATGTTTGAAGCACGTTTAAGTCAAAGTCATAAACATGAGCCTCAATGCTCACACAGCCCCATCCTTTAAACTGTTAAAATAACTTCACGTAGCATGTGAATGAGTACAAACATGAGGTTCAATCCAATGCACTGTTACCAAATAATAGTCAAGTTGTTCATGTCGTTGGAGAGATCTGTCTTTGACGGGTACACCACCTTCAGGTTCCCGTCCTGGTCGACCGTTCGGACCTGCTGGATGATCAGCTGGCTGGAGGTCTCGCTGCTGTCAGCAGGCACTGGTGGGCCACCCCCTTCTCCATCTGACCCCGCCTCTTCCTGATGCTCTGCTGTGAACTTGTTCAACTCTGCCATTTTCTGCAGAGAAACATGAACTGCCTGTTAAATGTGTGTATGCAATTTTTTTGATTGTTATTTTACCAAGAAGTCCCACAGAGAGAGCTCAGATCACCTCAAAAGTCTACACAAAACACCCCATaatgtaaaagtgaaaaaggttGGATTTAAAttctttataaaaaataaaaacacattggtATTCACAGCCTTTGCCATGACACTCAAAATTGAGCTCAGGTGCATCCTGTTCCCACTGAGCATCTGTCAGATGTTTTTACATCTGGAGTGAAGTCTACCTGTGGTtcagcatggtggtggcagcaccAACgctgtggggattttttttggTAGCAGGAACTGAGAGACTAGTCATTGTTGAGGGAAAGATGAATGCAGGAATGTAAGTGACATCCTTGATGATAACATGCTACAGAGCACTCTGGACCTCAGACTGGATCAAAAGTTCATCTTCCAAAAGGACAACGACCAAGATAAAGTGATTCTGGGGCAAGTCTGAATGTCCTTGAGGGGCCGATTGAACATCTCATTGAACCCTGATGAAGCTTGAGAGGTTTCCCCAAAGAATAATGAGAAAAACTATAGGTATCCTAAACTTGTAGCATCATACTCAGAAAGACttgaggctgtaatttctgccAAAGGTGCTTCAACAAAGTATTGAGAAGAGGCTGTGAATTCTTTTATACACGTTatatttttgtttggtttttttacttTCAAAAGATTTGCAAGGACTtcaaccatttttttttcaatttgccATTTTTATATATTGTATGTAGAATTTTGATTAAAACGAATTTGTATATTGTGGAAAAAGGCTGTAACTTGATGCGCTGCATAACACTCACTGAAAATTTCtcatttaataatttttttttataatgccTTTACATTAAATAATCAGCCTAAGCATGGAAAATTTCAATCCTTCTGCGAGGTGTGTAGTAAGAAAACGCCAATTATAAGGTGCAAATACTGTGTAACACTACAAAACTgctccacagacacacacacacatagaagtAAAGGTACTTCTTAATGTCACTGATcgtctctgttttctttgattCATTCCACTCAAAAACCTCTGCTAGGAATTTAAAGCACTTCATGTCACAACACAgactcctttttttatttaagcaGTTCTACAATTAAGAAAGTCTGGCTTTGTACACTGCTCACAGGTTGCAACACCTTTATGAGCTCTCTTCTTCAAGTTTCTTCATTTCCTCCAAACAGTCTATCAGCACCGCTCATGACAAGGTGTTAACGGCCTAGAAATACCACTCAGGAGAAAAAATTAGTGGACTttgcaaactgcaaaaaacacTGATTCTGTTAAACAGATTTCCTAAACCAGACGTGTGTACCATCAGTACTGATTCAATCCCCATTCCGGCCTTACCGGTAGCATTACCCTCGCAGTGTTTTTCCTTCAGGGTCTCTCTAACAAGTATTACAGTCAGAACTGTGCATCCTTGTCTCATGTTGTGATACAGAGATAAATTATCATTCACTAAAGAAAAGGCAGTGCACTTACTACAATCAGAGCATCCATAACATCTTTACAGGTCTGCAGGCTGGTCGCACTCGTGACCTCCACGAACAACTCTTTGGTCGTCTTCTTGATCTGTACAGTAAAGCTCATGTAATTATTTCTGTCAGATCAcgaaaagacacaaaaacagcataATGATGCACAGAACATCAGCTGATAAGCACCTCTGATGAGCTTTAATTCTGTCTTGTTAAATCAGGACAGAATGCAAGCTGACTTGTTATTTCTCTAAAAATCAAATCCATTGTATTCTGTAAAAGCAATGTAAATGACTAATATAAGATGGGGAGAATATCCACATGTACACACCTTGGTTTTCTCACTGTTGGTGATTGGTGGGAATGAAATCACGTCACCTTCTGCATCTACTAGACATGGATAGAGTGGCTTTCCTTGCAGAAGCTGGAGGtatctttaaaaacaacacaaaaagaacaaaaaacagtttGGCCTGGTGACAGAGACAACAGAATAGGCGAGAGGTCTGTCTGCAATTAAAACCATTAACCTTGCAGAACTTAAAACTCATTTTTAGGTGTTCTGGTATTTATTTCTGAAACCTCAGCCGAAGTCTTGGCACTGCCCCTGACTTTGTTAAACGGAACAATACTTAGTGCTCAAGGCCAAAATACTCAAACCAATTCTGTGGTCTGACACACCTCTACTGCCCTCatgtgtttaaacaccatctCGCACACCTCTAATCCAAACAGTCCCTTGGATTTTTTTACATAAATTGTTTTTTGTACATAAAATTGGATCGGGTCTTGAACACAAAGGTTTTATGAGGCTGACTAATGAAGATCTTTGACCCAGTGTTAACAAAGATGGTGCTGTGTGGAAAGGTCACATGCAGTACTGACTTGTGGAGGCCTGTAACATTCTGcctcttcttctgcttcctCAGCTCTTCAGCCTCTAGATGAAGATGCCTTATAAGCTCGACGGCGGTCATCTCCTTCCGACCCAGCGCAACAATCTAATGGTGAATAAACATGTGAAATTAggaatcttttttaaaaaaagagtgttTAACAAACAAGACTTCTCTGCCATTCGTACCTTGAGCTGGGTAGGTTGTTTGACATCATACATAAGGGGAATTTTGAGCTGCTGCACATCATGAGTTGCAATGGTTGCTATGGTCCTCTTACCACACAAGTCATCATGAAGTTTtgtctggaaaaacaaaaagctattCTTTCTGGACTCTATACCACATATTTAGGTATGTCAGATGTGATGCCGAATTAATATCATAGTGAGGTTTTGGATCTTACCTGAGCCATCAGAAACCGTTTGAGAGCGTTCCCAGACTTTAGGTTCATACCTCTGACTATGCAGCACACCAGGTAGGGTCTCACATCTTTCACCTCTGCACTCACTTTGACTGTAAGTGCCGTGGGAGCATCTGAAACATGGAGAACCCTCACCACCATCTTGTtcagctcttcctcctcatcctgctCATCTGAtgccttctccttcttcttcctctgctgctgcctttttttcttgtctgtgCTGCGTCCTCCATCAGCATCACCTTTATCTTCCCCTTGTCTGCCTCTTCCTTTTCCTCTCAGGTAGTCGAGGATTGACTTGGTCTGGCACCCGTTGACCATCTTCTCCAGGCGCTTGTCATTCAGCTTGTTGCCTTTGAAGCTGATTTCCTTCAGCTTGGGGCAGTCACTCAGATCGGAGGGAATCTCTCTCAGCTTATTATTGGAGAGATCCAGGACCTGCAAAGATGGGCAGGAGGAAGACAAAACCAAGGGCAGAGTGTCACAGAAGTCTCACACTCTAAAAAAGTACCCTGAAGTTTAAGTGTACATAATTTAAGCTTTTACATCAACCAAGCAGGCACACATACAGGATCTTCTATTTACaaagcatgtttaaaaaagtgACAGTTTATCCAGCATATAATATTAGCAAAAACTGAAAGCCATCTTAAACCATATGTTAAGAGCTTTCCTGCCCTGGTGAACATGGCTCCTATTGTGGTGAGCCATGTGTCGAGCAAAATTAAATTAAGGCAGGTTTACGCTTGTTGATTGGtggaaaacaacatttttgtgAATGGAGTTCACCTTCAGAGCAGCTAGTTTGTGAATCTCTCCACTCAGCTCTTCGATTAAGTTGTCAGAGGCCACCACAGTGCTGAGCAGGTCCAGTTTCTCAGAGTAAAAGTCAGCAGGAAACCCGGTGACGCGATTCTTGGAGATGTTGATGGAGGAGAGCTTGGTGCACTGAGAGAGTCCCTCAGGCAGGACCTCCAGGTTGTTACAGCTCACATTGAGCGTGTTCAGCTCCCTTAACTGGGTGACCCCCTCTGGTAAGACTGTAAGGTTGTTGACTGACAGGTCTAGGACCTTTAGAGACTT from the Pelmatolapia mariae isolate MD_Pm_ZW linkage group LG20, Pm_UMD_F_2, whole genome shotgun sequence genome contains:
- the LOC134619094 gene encoding L-rhamnose-binding lectin SML-like, translating into MLSFRLCTTLLLATACLLTSSVVSTETAVTCDDGINVQHLSCDNGVIRVQAALYGRKDRETCSEGRPPNQLDNTHCSQSGTVDILKTRCDGRKVCEINTNVVRTSDPCFGIFKYLETNYTCFPAIQTVTCEGSLAHLYCDVGQVIFVYGAYYGRLDKTTCSYRRPDSQIQNVYCSNPTPKVAERCNGKNSCTISASNSVFGDPCGGTYKYLEVSYVCDYPITVTP
- the lrrc47 gene encoding leucine-rich repeat-containing protein 47 produces the protein MDDTKKWPEVEKAATEKRRELVLQGPAVDKRISSNGGLDSSIYSLTLLNYLEVSQCPSLTEIHEDIRHLTNLQSLILCRNKLASIPNVIGNLKSLKVLDLSVNNLTVLPEGVTQLRELNTLNVSCNNLEVLPEGLSQCTKLSSINISKNRVTGFPADFYSEKLDLLSTVVASDNLIEELSGEIHKLAALKVLDLSNNKLREIPSDLSDCPKLKEISFKGNKLNDKRLEKMVNGCQTKSILDYLRGKGRGRQGEDKGDADGGRSTDKKKRQQQRKKKEKASDEQDEEEELNKMVVRVLHVSDAPTALTVKVSAEVKDVRPYLVCCIVRGMNLKSGNALKRFLMAQTKLHDDLCGKRTIATIATHDVQQLKIPLMYDVKQPTQLKIVALGRKEMTAVELIRHLHLEAEELRKQKKRQNVTGLHKYLQLLQGKPLYPCLVDAEGDVISFPPITNSEKTKIKKTTKELFVEVTSATSLQTCKDVMDALIVKMAELNKFTAEHQEEAGSDGEGGGPPVPADSSETSSQLIIQQVRTVDQDGNLKVVYPSKTDLSNDMNNLTIIW